One window of Nicotiana tomentosiformis chromosome 11, ASM39032v3, whole genome shotgun sequence genomic DNA carries:
- the LOC104115666 gene encoding uncharacterized protein: MFKKKLNRVKIALSKWSKLTYGDIFKKVAIREDVVRIKEMLFEEEPTIENRIVLQKAQAELKKYLSIEEQYWKQKAGMTWFAESDRNTRFFHNHLNGKRQKLQLKRIQDGVGGWIESQELMANATVEFFQNQFTRENDLNSFELLYNVPSMVTLEKHLELCRMPTIEEAKGDVFALNGDSASGPDGFTGIFYQECWDIIG; the protein is encoded by the coding sequence ATGTTCAAGAAGAAATTGAATAGGGTAAAGATAGCATTATCCAAATGGAGTAAATTGACATATGGTGACATATTCAAGAAGGTGGCTATTAGGGAAGATGTAGTGAGAATTAAGGAGATGTTGTTTGAGGAAGAACCAACCATAGAGAATAGAATTGTTCTTCAAAAGGCACAGGCAGAACTGAAGAAATACTTGAGCATTGAGGAACAATACTGGAAGCAAAAAGCAGGCATGACATGGTTTGCAGAAAGTGATAGAAATACTAGATTTTTCCACAACCATCTCAATGGCAAGAGGCAAAAACTACAATTGAAAAGGATCCAGGATGGTGTTGGAGGATGGATTGAATCACAGGAATTAATGGCCAATGCAACAGTGGAATTCTTTCAAAATCAGTTCACTCGGGAGAATGATCTTAATAGCTTTGAGTTGTTATATAATGTTCCTTCAATGGTGACATTGGAGAAACATTTGGAGCTATGTAGGATGCCAACTATTGAAGAGGCTAAAGGGGATGTCTTTGCTTTAAATGGTGATAGTGCAAGTGGACCTGATGGTTTCACTGGGATCTTCTACCAGGAGTGCTGGGATATCATAGGATAA
- the LOC104115667 gene encoding uncharacterized protein, with product MDVAYSNINGKIWLFFDSVVEWELLIDVEQQVTIKVYHQVIGKYIMMTFVYSKCSSLERLELWDSLYYLASDMELPWLVRGDFNVVLSEEEKLGGLPMYPPEYENFAFCVNSCGLFDLGYKGSPFTWWNRRPNAQCIFKRLDMIFVNLPFQNLFSDIDVEHLIRTGSDHAHLLMSCGDNARQFMKPFKFLNFWSKHDTFKEVIR from the coding sequence ATGGATGTTGCTTATTCAAATATTAATGGGAAAATCTGGCTATTCTTTGATAGTGTTGTGGAGTGGGAATTATTGATTGATGTTGAGCAGCAGGTGACTATCAAGGTCTATCATCAAGTTATTGGTAAGTATATTATGATGACTTTTGTTTATTCTAAATGCTCATCACTTGAGAGGTTGGAATTATGGGACAGCTTGTACTATCTTGCTAGTGACATGGAGTTACCTTGGTTGGTTAGGGGAGACTTCAATGTGGTGTTGAGTGAAGAAGAAAAGTTAGGTGGCCTTCCAATGTATCCTCCAGAATATGAGAACTTTGCATTTTGTGTGAACTCATGTGGTTTGTTTGATCTTGGTTATAAAGGAAGTCCTTTTACATGGTGGAATAGGAGACCTAATGCACAGTGTATTTTTAAGAGGTTGGACATGATCTTTGTCAATCTACCTTTCCAAAATCTTTTTTCTGATATTGATGTAGAACACCTTATAAGAACAGGCTCAGATCATGCACATCTGTTGATGAGTTGTGGAGATAATGCAAGGCAGTTTATGAAGCCTTTCAAATTTCTCAACTTTTGGTCAAAGCATGACACTTTTAAGGAGGTTATTAGATAG
- the LOC104115662 gene encoding L-ascorbate oxidase homolog, whose amino-acid sequence MERTSLIVVALLVCLSVVVVKAEDPYLFFEWNVTYGTIAPLGVPLQGILINGQLPGPRINCTSNNNIVVNVFNNLDEPLLLTWNGVQQRKNSWQDGTPGTMCPIMPGTNFTYRFQVKDQIGSFFYFPTTDLHRAAGGFGAINVHSRALIPVPFDNPADEYNVFVGDWYNKGYKSLKKILDGGRTIGRPDGIHINGKSVKVGDKVAEPLFTMEAGKTYRYRVCNAGMRTSVNFRIQGHPMKLVEMEGSHTVQNVYESLDLHVGQCLSVLVTADQEPKDYYMIVSSRFLKQAQLSSVAIIRYANGKGPASSDLPAPPPENTQGIAWSINQFRSFRWNLTASAARPNPQGSYHYGQINITRTFKIVNSRSEVDGKLRFALNGISHTNAAETPFKLAEYFGVTEKMFKYDLMADEPQTDDLNKVTVAPNIKNATFRNFVEIIFENREKTIQTYHLDGYSFFAVAIEPGKWSAEKRKNYNLVDAVSRHSIQVYPNSWAAVMTTLDNAGLWNLRSEMWERYYLGQQLYFSVLSPARSLRDEYNLPDNHPLCGIVKSMPMPSPYKP is encoded by the coding sequence ATGGAGAGAACTAGTTTGATAGTTGTTGCTTTGCTAGTTTGCCTCTCTGTTGTGGTGGTGAAAGCTGAGGACCCTTACCTCTTCTTTGAGTGGAATGTCACCTACGGGACAATTGCTCCATTGGGTGTGCCACTACAGGGCATCCTCATAAACGGGCAACTTCCAGGGCCCAGGATCAACTGCACCTCTAATAACAACATAGTTGTCAATGTCTTCAACAATCTAGATGAGCCCTTGCTCTTGACCTGGAACGGTGTCCAACAAAGGAAGAACTCGTGGCAAGATGGTACCCCAGGAACCATGTGCCCGATCATGCCCGGTACAAACTTCACCTACCGCTTCCAAGTCAAGGACCAGATCGGTAGCTTCTTCTACTTCCCCACAACAGACTTGCATCGTGCTGCTGGTGGTTTTGGTGCCATCAATGTCCATAGCCGTGCCCTTATTCCCGTTCCTTTTGATAACCCTGCCGATGAATATAACGTATTTGTGGGTGATTGGTACAACAAGGGTTACAAGTCGTTGAAGAAGATCTTAGATGGGGGACGCACAATTGGCAGACCCGATGGCATCCACATCAATGGAAAATCCGTCAAGGTCGGTGACAAGGTTGCTGAGCCACTCTTCACCATGGAGGCTGGCAAGACCTATAGGTACAGGGTGTGCAATGCTGGCATGAGGACATCAGTCAACTTCAGGATTCAAGGCCACCCCATGAAGTTGGTGGAAATGGAGGGATCCCACACTGTGCAGAACGTGTATGAGTCCCTTGACCTCCATGTTGGTCAATGCCTTTCGGTGTTGGTCACTGCTGATCAAGAGCCCAAGGACTATTACATGATTGTTTCTAGTAGGTTCCTGAAGCAAGCGCAACTCTCTTCCGTGGCTATCATTCGATATGCCAATGGTAAGGGACCAGCATCTTCTGACCTCCCAGCACCTCCACCAGAAAACACCCAAGGCATTGCTTGGTCCATTAACCAGTTTCGCTCCTTCAGATGGAACCTTACTGCTAGTGCTGCCCGCCCCAACCCTCAAGGATCCTACCACTACGGACAGATCAACATCACCCGTACTTTCAAGATTGTCAACTCTAGGAGCGAAGTAGATGGAAAGCTTCGATTTGCCTTGAACGGCATCTCCCACACTAATGCTGCAGAAACCCCATTCAAGCTTGCTGAATACTTCGGAGTCACCGAGAAGATGTTCAAGTATGATCTCATGGCTGATGAACCCCAAACTGACGACCTGAACAAGGTGACCGTCGCCCCCAATATCAAGAATGCCACCTTCCGTAACTTTGTAGAGATCATCTTTGAGAACCGTGAGAAGACCATCCAAACCTATCACTTGGACGGATATTCCTTTTTCGCAGTGGCCATCGAGCCAGGGAAGTGGAGTGCCGAGAAAAGAAAGAACTACAACTTGGTGGATGCAGTAAGCAGGCACAGCATCCAAGTCTATCCAAACTCATGGGCCGCGGTGATGACAACCCTAGACAACGCTGGACTATGGAACTTGAGATCAGAGATGTGGGAGAGGTACTACTTAGGGCAACAACTCTACTTTAGTGTTCTCTCACCAGCTCGCTCCTTGAGGGATGAGTACAACCTCCCTGACAACCACCCTCTTTGCGGTATTGTTAAGAGTATGCCCATGCCTTCTCCATACAAGCCATAG